A segment of the Bradyrhizobium sp. CCBAU 53340 genome:
GCTTGTCCAGCGCACCGAGCGGCTCGTCCATCAGCACGAGCTGCGGATTGAAGACCAGCGCGCGGGCCAGCGCCACGCGCTGCTGCTGCCCGCCGGAGAGTTGCCCGGGCCGTCGCTGCGCCATTGTCTCCATCTTGATCATGCGCAGCGCTGCCTTGACGCGCGCCTGGGTTTCCGCCTTGCTCGTCTTGCGGACGGAGAGCGGGAAGGCGACGTTCTCCTCGATCGTCAGGTGCGGAAACAGCGCATAGTTCTGGAATACCATGCCGATGTCGCGCTTGTGCGGGGGCATGTTTTTGATGGGACGGTCCGCGAGGTAGATCTCGCCCTGGGTCGGAACCTCGAAGCCGGCCAGCATCATCAGCGTCGTTGTCTTGCCCGAGCCCGACGGGCCGAGCAGCGTGATGAACTCGCCCTTCCTGATGTCGAGGTCGAGGTTCTTCACCACGAGATGCTCGCCATCATAGGTCTTCTGAATGCCGGAAAAGCGCACCAATGCCGGCGCAGGCGTGACCATGCCGGCTTCCATGTTGTCCTCGCGTTGTCCCCTAAAGGTGCTGTCAGCACCTCGTTCGAGCTTCCGAGCAGCAGCTTAGCATCCCCGGGCGAGAATGCCAGCGGCGCGGGAGGACATGATGAGCGCGCTACATCCCCGACAGTCTGGTCACGGACACGTTCAATGAGCCGCCGGCTTCCGCGACCACGCGCAGCGTCTTGGAATCGAAGGCGATGTCGGCGAGGGTGAGACTGCTGATGACGGCCTCGACCTTGAGGCCATCCTCGTTCTTCTGATAGTCGGCGATTGCGGCTGCGATCTTCTCGCGCGCGTTGGCGGCGATCGGCTTCAGATCGAGCGTCGCCTTTTGCACCAGAGCCTGCTGCAGGTGCGGCACCACCGTGCGGGCGGCCGCGCCGAGCAGGCCGAAGGCCGCCTCGGATTCCACCGCGAGCTGGATGTCGGCGAGCCGCAACGTCTGCTGTTCCTGGTCCAGCATCGGCCGGCCCCAGATGTGCACGGTCGCCTCGGCGCCCAAGCCGAGCCAGCTCTTCTTCTCCTTGGCGCGGACCAGCAGCGAGATCAGGAGCCGCTCGCCCGAGGGGACGACGTTGACGTTCTTTACCGTGACCTCGACCGGACCGGAGCCGTCCTCGGGATAGGTGTGGCCGACCATCTGGCTCGCGATCAGCTTGTTGATCTCGGTGAAGGGCACGTCGATGGGAACGCCGATATTCACGCCGGTACCGGTCGGCGGCACGATCGAGATCTTGTCCGGGAATGGGCAGTCCGGTTTGGTCTGCGTCGTGGTCACGCGCGTCTCGGCCTCCAGGCCAAGCAGCAGCGTCACGGCCTGCGCATCGACGCGCGGCTGCGCGGCGATGGCGCGGGTCGGCTTCATCTCCAGCCAGAGCGGCGGCAGTGATGCCGAGGAACCGCTGCCTTGCAGGGGGATCGAGCGGCAGGCCTTGGCCCATTGCACCTTCGCGTTCTCGCGCAGGCTGGGGTCGTTGCGGATGCGCTCGGCGACGACGTTGAGCTGATCGCCGACCGTCTTGTCGATCAGCGGCTTGACCTGCGCCGGCACGTTGACCTTGGCACCGGCGACGTTGAGGTTGGTATCGCCGAGATTGACCTGCGCGCCGAGATTGGGTTCGAGATGCCAGGCGGCGGCGAGCTTCGGGCGTGAGGTGACGACCACATTGCCCTTGATCTCCGCGCTGGCGTTCAAATTCTTGATGTTGACCGCGCCGATCCGCTTCGCCGCATCGCCGCCGAGCACGCTGCCCAAGGCATCGCCGAGCGCGCCGGTGGCCTTCGCCGACAGCGATCCTGTGACGTTCAGCTTGCCGGTGATCGGCGTCGACAGCGTCAGCACGTCCTTGTCGCCGGTCGCCGACATCGGCCCGCGGGCGGCGGTCCAGCCGATATCGGCGTTTTCCAGGATCTGCGAGATCGGGTTGTCGGCCTTGCCGGCGAAGTTGCGCGGCGAGGCCTTCTCGGCCTGGTCGCGGATCGCCGACAGCGCGATCGCGACCGGCGCTACCACGATCGAACTGCGCGAGGTCGGCGGCAGCGGCGGCAGTTGTGCGACCGGCGGCGCCGAATTGGTCGCGCTCGGCGCGAGCCAGTCCATCGCCTTCAGGCTGATGAAGAACGACGCCGCGAGCACCGCGACGCCGATCAGGATCGTCTTCAAGTTCAACGTCAGTCGCATCAATCCCCCAAGCCGCGCCCCAAGGAGGATTTTACAGGGCGGGCGAGGAGGGCGCTAGAGCGCACCGATGGGGTGGAATTGGGGCGAACGGGTTAACGGAAGCGCTCCAAAGCGCGATGAGATTAGGGTGAACCGTCATCGCGCTTTAGGTTATTGTTTGAGCATGATCTTTTCGGAAAACCGCTTCGCACTTTTCCGGATCATGCTTTAGCCACGCTTCGGACGCCGAATCGCTCTCACCTTGCCGGAGGCGCCGCCGCCGCAGAACAGGCGATCGCCGCCGTCGGATTCCAGCCCCGAGACCATTGTCCCCTCGGGCATATCGAGCTGCTCGAGCACCTTGCCCGTGTCAGGGTCGATCCGCCTGACGTCGCTGTCCTCGCCCTCCCAGGTGCCGTGCCAGAGCTCGCCATCGACCCAGGTGACGCCGGTCACGAAGCGATTGCTTTCGATGGTGCGAACGACCGTCCCCGTATCGGGGTCGACCTGATGGATTTTCCGCTCGCGATATTGCCCGACCCAGAGCGAGCCCTCGGCCCAGGCCAATCCGGAATCGCCGCCGCCACCGGGCGCGGGAATCGTGGTGAGCACCTGGCCGGTCGCGGCGTCGATCTTCTGGATGCGGTCTTCCGCGATCTGGAACAGGTGCCGTCCGTCGAACGCCGTTCCCGCATGCGCG
Coding sequences within it:
- a CDS encoding DUF4403 family protein, producing the protein MRLTLNLKTILIGVAVLAASFFISLKAMDWLAPSATNSAPPVAQLPPLPPTSRSSIVVAPVAIALSAIRDQAEKASPRNFAGKADNPISQILENADIGWTAARGPMSATGDKDVLTLSTPITGKLNVTGSLSAKATGALGDALGSVLGGDAAKRIGAVNIKNLNASAEIKGNVVVTSRPKLAAAWHLEPNLGAQVNLGDTNLNVAGAKVNVPAQVKPLIDKTVGDQLNVVAERIRNDPSLRENAKVQWAKACRSIPLQGSGSSASLPPLWLEMKPTRAIAAQPRVDAQAVTLLLGLEAETRVTTTQTKPDCPFPDKISIVPPTGTGVNIGVPIDVPFTEINKLIASQMVGHTYPEDGSGPVEVTVKNVNVVPSGERLLISLLVRAKEKKSWLGLGAEATVHIWGRPMLDQEQQTLRLADIQLAVESEAAFGLLGAAARTVVPHLQQALVQKATLDLKPIAANAREKIAAAIADYQKNEDGLKVEAVISSLTLADIAFDSKTLRVVAEAGGSLNVSVTRLSGM
- a CDS encoding glutamine cyclotransferase, which codes for MKRSTAEIVREYGPFPGVEAVHGVSYDGAHVWFASGDKLNELDPDSGKIARSIDVAAHAGTAFDGRHLFQIAEDRIQKIDAATGQVLTTIPAPGGGGDSGLAWAEGSLWVGQYRERKIHQVDPDTGTVVRTIESNRFVTGVTWVDGELWHGTWEGEDSDVRRIDPDTGKVLEQLDMPEGTMVSGLESDGGDRLFCGGGASGKVRAIRRPKRG